The Paramisgurnus dabryanus chromosome 24, PD_genome_1.1, whole genome shotgun sequence genome contains the following window.
AGTTAAGACCTATTTATGTTAATCATCACTCCACATCACCCATTGTGTAGCATAGTATTATATTTTCATCgctataaaatacataaaataggTAGTCACCAAAATTGCTCACCATTGACAGTAACATTGAACGTTTTCCTTGTCACTTTTTCTCCAATGATCTGAGCTTTATATTGTCCAGCGTCTATGGTTGAGATGTTTCTGATGGTGAGCGATCCAGTCGTACTGTCCAGCTCCATTCGGCCCCCGAATCTCTCATTGCCTTCAGAGATCATTTGGTATGTCGTGTTGAGTTTAGCTATACAAGAATCTCCACACATCCACATGATCAAATCGTCCTCCTGGATTTCAGTAAGATCACTGTTTAAAGTCACAGTATCTCCCTCCATCACAGACACAGACTTCACTTCATCTGTATCAACACCAACCACACCTGCAGACACAAACAGAGACATTTTATCCATCACATTAAATAAAAGtacataaaacacattaaaatacatgaaaaatatcaaatagATTTGTAAATTACCAGGAAGGTGCCACAAGcataaactaaaaattaaaaaaatatgaaacattttTATGAGATGTTTTCTGAACAGTCACTCGTGTGTGAAAACGATCTTCAGACTGATCACATCACAGAGTCCTCCCTCGACAAGACACTGTACCACCCTCACAAGTGCATGTATATACACTAGCTGTGATGGTATGATATACTCTACTTGccaaataaatcattatttttatcaCCAAAGAagtttatacattttcaaaGTGATATAAATACAAGGAGTGGAGTATTAATAGCACACTGCATtattaaacacattaaaatcacatttacatGACTGTAAATTTTTAAACTTTTGCAGTGTTACATGAAGCATCAACCAGGAAACTAAATGTTAAATCAAAGATGTAATCACTCAACTacaaagaataaaatataaagcgCTGGAcattacaatataatatataatataatatatttaaaatataaagtctGGACATTATGATCGGACAGTGTGTTATTATATGTTGTCAGCCGTTTGTGTCGTATATAAAACAGATAAAACCCTTTTTAACTGGATTGTTTACTTTTGAAGTATTATCATTTTATGTAATCTCAAATTTGATCTATCATTAAATCAGTATTGTGTAAAGGATGTTATACTGTGAGGTTGATGACAGGAAGTCATTCGCCCACATACACAAACTTTTTCTCGCATAAGCTCTTTGTCCACCCAACAGAAGGAAACCACAATACTTTTCAGATCTAAAGAAATGAGACCAATCTTCTTTCACTTTGACTTAAACATTGCTGGTCAAAATGTGTATGATGGTTTAATACAATGACAAATACACACAGTGGGCTTCTTTGATTctgctttaaaggaatagttaaccttaaactgaaaattctgtcatcatttactcatcatcatgttgttctaaacctttatgaatttattttttctgatgaacacaaaagaagatattttgagaaatgatagTAAACagacagcagatagtgaccatagacttccatagtaggaataaaaaatatgatggaatttaatgggtaccgccaactgtgtgcttaacatcttttatcacaatactttcaaaatattttttcctactatggaagtcaatggtcactatctgaggtgtgtttaccatcatttatcaaaatatcttcttttgtgtttatcaaaaaaaaaagaaattcatacaggtttagaacaacatggggatgagaaaatgatgacagaatgttcACTTTAtgggaactatcccttaaatAGAGGCTTCAAAAATAGACAGAAAAACAATTAACTTACAATCGCAATCATTGTTATTTGCacaaaaaagcaaaacaaaataaaaaaggacaaaaaatAGAAACATTGTGCTTAAAAATGTACATTATCCAGGGTTCCCACACGTTAGTTAACCTTAAGGACATTTCAGGGACTCTCCAGGTCCAATACCATCAAATTTAAGGACTAAATTTGGGGAACTGGAACTCCTTCTGAGGGAACTcatgctgcgtcactgcggtgacactttggggacacgTCAAGCGGTAAGTgagtctgaatgtgtatatcaaatttaaccaatggtgaggcttaatgacaaagacagggtgacgcgggagccaggaagtatatcgctatctgaaatattgccaaagatggcgttacagggatgcaggaagtatggcaagggagacgcagcgtctcgttgctttctcagggaacaacagttacatacgtaactcgagacgttttcatgtgtgaaacacaactatgcaaaaaagcattttggtatgaatcaatattcgcatacagaagatataaacatttaaagcgaacagtttagcacgtgtgcttaaaaagtctagaatttgaTAACATTATCCTACAGTACACatggaataatatggatttttttcttcagaaaacttcttgcataaaatagattcaagcacattcaatgacctgtatctatgtatgtatattttcaaaaacttccttgggccttgaattttttcccccagattcacaactttcaaggatttcaaggactcgtgggaaccctgattttCCCCTAAATTTAATTAGGTTATGCTTGCATGATGGTAAGGAAAAGTATAAGATCGTTTTAATTTTTAAGTGATGTATTAATTGtatcctggtaatgcagttgCGTTTTAAATCACACTTATTTATTATAAGCCAAGTTTCTGTACCAAATCTTTTAACTTTTACGCCCTCGTGTGGTGACAACGGCAATTGTAGTTTTTCATGAGAAAGTCACTGGAAAGTTGCTTGTAAGCAGTTTGAAAGCTAAATTGGTGCGTCCAGAAAGCCTACATTACAACCTTCGTGCTGACATCTTTGCTCCTTTATGGGACATTGCGTATTTACGCAGCCACCCATTATATCAAGCGTAGGCTGTAGGCTACATTTAATAGCGTATAATGTTATAAGCGTTTTAAACAATTCAACCAGATTTACCTGTTTGAAACTATGTCAAAGTTTAAGAGGCAGAGCGAGAATATCACATGCTGACTTGTGTCAAATCATGTCATTCATTAAAATCTCAAACGTGCGGAAGTTGACAGGCATTTAACTTAAGACTTCGAGAGAGAGCGTCCAGTTTTTTTCAGAACAGAAAACAACGAAACAAACAGATCATAAAACAGTGCGTATACAGTATATTGACATTAAGTCAGGTCGACAAGATTAAATTAGTCAGATGTAGTAATAGTTTAAATAGACGCGGGCGGAACGCCAAATACAGATAAAAAAATATGGTGAACTACTTTACTCAACGGATTAAGCAACGGATTATgaagctttattttttattgttgtgcTTTTTTGTGGACGGTAAGCATTTAATAATAATGCATCTTTCGAGTACCCTACTTTCGTTTTTAACTGACGTTGCGCAATCTTGTATATTctgtcattaaaaacatgaatgCGGTAGTGTAATCACGTgacttttgtttgtgtgttcagGTGTGGTTGGTGATGAAGTGACGTCAGTGTCAGTGATGGAGGGAGATTCCGTTACTCTACAACCTGATCTTATTGACATACAGACAGCTGATCGGATAGTTTGGATCTTTGGACCTGGAAACGATCGTATAGCTCAAATCAACAGAGCGGCCAATAAGATTTCGACATATGATGATGTTCTTGATGGGAGATTTAAAGACAAACTGAAGCTAAACACTGAGACTGGAGAGCTCACCATCACAAACATCACAACTGATCTCTCTGAAGTTTATCAACTACGAATCATCAGTGGAACCGATGGCCTTTCCAGAAGCTTCAGAATTATTGTTTCTTGTGAGTATTTAGTATCTATAAAGCATATACAGCATTCGGTGGCTATTTCAAAAGATAATAGGCTATGTGGAAAAGGGGAAAACTGAAAGAGAGAACTATAACTAGATGTTAAAATCTTTAACGTGTATCTTTTGTCATCTTTTTCAGCTCATCTGCCCGTTCCTGACATCACCGGCGACTGTCCACAAAACTCTTCATCATCAGAAAACTGGAGATGTGTATTGTTGTGTTCAGTGTTGAATGTGAGAGATGTGAGTCTGTCCTGGTACAAAGGAAACAGTTTATTGTCCAGCATCAGTGTGTCTGATCTCAACATCAGACTCTCTCTACCTCTGGAGGTTGAATATCAggatacaaacacatacagatGTGTACTCAACAATACCATCACAAACCAAACTCAACAAATTGACATCACTCATCTCTGTCAGCCGTGTTCAGGTGATTTAAAATCAGATTTGTTACGGTGACCTTtacattataatataaataaatattactttaatgaaaaagtgcattattttttaattacatATAGAAAGAACTTTAACAAGTAACTTTCTCTTTGTTTTGTAGTGAGGCAGTCTGTTCTCCCAGAAAAACAGGATCATGAAATCCTAATAAGTGTTGTGGTTGTCTTTGGTGTTCTGATCGTGGTTTTGGTGATGTTCTTCTGTATTTACAGGAACTTTAGAAAACCATATGGCAAGTGTTACCTACCTATATCTGATATAGCAAACATtaagaaaaatatgtttaaatgtgtaaactcaaaaaaaatatttgaagtcAACTTGATTGATTTACCATTGTTCATTTAGTTCCTAATCATATCTGTTTTTAAACAGGTCAGACCTCTGGATACAAATGCATTAAACTAAACGGTAAGATACTGTAAACCTTTaattttgaggaaataaaaaaGGCCTACATTGGTGGTTTGTCACCTATTTGTAAAGCTTAAGCTATGTATCAGAATTGTATTTATAATGTTGTTTATGTGTCCTCTGAGTTACTGTATCTGTTTGTTGTCCAGGTTTGTGTGGTGCTGATAAAATGAAAACCGTAACAGATGGAGTAAAGAACATTACAGTAAAAGCAGGAGAGGATTTCACACTGGACACTGGTGTTACAGATATACAAACATTTTATCTGACACAATGGAAGTTTGGAGAATTAGGTGACGACACTAACCCATGTATTCCCATAAGTACAAttcataaaaacaaagttttattaaataatgtTGCTGATCAGAAACTGGGAAGCAGACTGAATCTAAACGAACAGACTGGATCGATTACCATCAAAAAGAGCAAAACCACAGACACTGGACTTTATAAACTAGAAATCAAAGGCAATACAAATAAGATCTGCAAGTCTTTCTTTGTTACTGTCAGTGGTAGCTGAagtatttgtaaatataatgatGATACGTGATTATATCACTGCATTGTAAACTTTTCTGATATTGATATTATCACGTGTTTAGACTTAAACTCAAATATAACTTTTACAAGTCAAGTCAAACAGAGTGAAATGCTGGAAATGTCGCCATTTTAAGGTGCCATCCTAATTTTTTGTGAATACTAAAATGTATGTATGTTAATGTGTAAAGAAGCTGTTTGGACGTGGacttaaatttatttaataatttgtaaataattattaataatcattttttaaatgtcatttttaagaattaatttaaataatgatgTAGCAAATGCTTGGAGAACAAGGCATGAGTAATGACAAAGTCATGTGTTTAAGTACATActtaaaatatgtttgttatATAAATCTTTATATTTAGTATTATAATTATTGCAAACatctttgttattattattatttgatgtaaaatgtaaatgtattactttagatgtggtttcccagacaaagACCATGTCTTAGTTAAATTAGGTCatataagtagtttttacaaatataccttacaaaaaatattactgatgtttatcttgagacaaaacaatgacactgatgtattttaagatgtgtCCTCAGTTAAGgcaactcaaacatgcattttagtctgggacaagACTTAaactctgtctgggaaaccgacCTATAATGTTTTAATACTTATTCTATTTATTAACACTTGTTCATTGTATTCACATGATGTATTCGCCTTTGTTGGCCAGacagtttttttacatttgttttgtctaattataatgttattattattaatgaataaacTGAAGCTTACCACAGTCTTTCACCATTAGTTTGTTTTTCCCTGTAAATATGAACAAGGAAAAGATCAAAAGCAGGTAAACGCAAATGTTTAACAATGACAGTAAGGCTGCAGCAATATATctactattattattatgttatcatgttattattttgttttatggtgctacttagctgtattttttaagttatgaaggtttaaatcaaaacaaaccaactgcagttgcaTTGATATTAaatggaatgcacaaccaaaaaacgagatttctgaaaaataattttattaaaatttaagCTAAAGCCTAGGTCCCAGCACAAGCAGCAGTCGCGTCATACTGTATACTGACAATTCAAATCTAAAACACACAAATTGAGGAACAGCTTTGTTCATGCACAGCAGGGTAAGTGAAGTTTGTGAAAATAATCtaataattataaatcaaacagtggaataaacacaaaaaagcaGCCTGACCACtttgcaatgctaacattttcccGGTTATAAAACTAACTTAACCCCGGTAGAGCCGCGATCGGATTGGGGTGCAGGGGTAAGTCGTCTATtaacaaaaagctaaaatatttttttaaagtatgtcAGTCAGCCTCCGTCTTGccttaaataattttattttatgttcatATATATATGCATTATAAACAAAGAACCGTCATTATTTTCAAGCAATGATATACTGAGTTAGCTAGCCAGCTAACATTAGCGTGCTCTTACATTGatgcaaatgtatgtgtttttgttaATCCTGTTTGGTGAACTTTGGTCCGACATTTCTCCACTTGGGTTTTAAGTTTCGGGAAGGGAAAAAATCCCCAACCCCATCCAAACTCCATCCAATCAGGTATCAGATTTACACATTCCATATTCACAACGCTTCGGCATGTTTCCCTCACTCGAAAGCTTGTCAGACACGCCTAGTTAAGGTTGTTAAACCACATTGCCTGTGGCGTTTTTCGGGTGTGGCTTTCGGGTGTGTTAATTTTCCTaaatcagtaaaaaaaaaagaaattaaaaaaagaaaaattaaattaagtgtGTTTTACCTGTATGTTTTATTATCAATGACCACAAGACTTTTGACCTCAAATAACATTTTCAGCAAATGTCACACCTATACGCCAACACTTACGCAAAAATAACCTTAATAATTGGTTTTACTAGATTTGAAACCAAAAAccattttataaattataataattttcttTAGGGAAAAGTCGTAGTTGGTGGGATATATTAAGATTATTTTCTGGCAGATTTACACTTGGCCTTCGATTAAGTTTTGAGTTTCAGGTAAAAGGATATTTAGCTCAAAAGTATATGTTATCCTATTCAAATTTAATGAAATTCAAATAAGCTACGACTGTAATGGCATGAGATTTGGGTAAATTATaggatcattttcatttttgagtgaataACTTAATCCTGGCATTGCACATGCTTGTTAAAATCCAATTTATTGTTTAACCTAAATTAAAATTTCGAGTATCTACGCCTCTTTTCTCTACAATGGGCAATTGCAATTTTTCATTGACTTTTTTCAGACCTTTATTCAGAAATTTGCACCTTTATGTATAATCTAGCATTTTATGAGTCATTGCATCTTTACGCAGCCACAGAGAGGGAAACGTACACATTTATTACACAACAATATCTATAACAATTCAACCTGATTTACTTGCTTGGTCTAGAACATGCTGAGTTCATTCATTGACATCTCAGATTTGCTGAAGAGGACTGTCATTTAACTTTTATCTTCAGGAGCATTAAAGTTGTTTTTATCAGAACAGAAAACATGAACACGAACAATCACTGAAGAATCTCGGTATAAAACCGAGTGTATTTTGACCTTAAGTTATAGATTTACGTGTTTAATTAATCACGGTGGATATGAAGAGCTGACGGGACACCAAACAGGACAAGAATAAAAACATCTTGAACATCTTCATTTACCTACATTTGACTcaaatcatgaatatgaacaTTTCATATTTATTGTTGTGCTTATTTGTGTACGGTAAGTACTAAATGCAACTTTTGTGCTTTCGCTTTTACACACAGATTGCACAATCTGTGAAGTGTTATCATGTGATTTCTATTTGCGTCTGCAGGTGTGTTGGCTGTTGACACAGATGAAGTGTCAGTGTTTATGGGGGATTCTGTTACGTTACATAGTAATGACACCAAAATACAGACAGCTGATCGGATAGTGTGGGTATTTGGACATGAAAACGATCGTATAGCTCAGATCAATAGGGCAGCCAATAAGATCTCAATATATGATGATGCTGTTGATGGAAGATTCAGAGACAGACTGATGTTAAACCGTCACACTGGATCTCTCACCATCACAAACATCACAGCTAATCAATCTGGACTTTATAAACTACAAATCATGAGTGGAAATGATGTCCTTTACAGAAGCTTTACAATTATTGTTTCTGGTGAGTAGCCTATTTAGTGTCTCATTAACCATATTTGAATTATTGTGCATGACATGAAAAGTTTATTGTTACTGTAATGTACCCATAAGTAACTATGTGTGATCTATTGTTAAATTCAGTAAAGTTATCAGGTGTCAGTGAAGAACAGAAGTCATCCTCACATGAACATACAATCCTGATAAGTCTTGTTGTTTCTGCTCTTCTGGTCATGGGTGCTGTGGTGATCGTCTGTATCTACAAgacacttaaaaaaacaaatcaaaatgGCAAGTGTTATTACATACAGTAACATACATGCAatgcttaaacattttaaatttgttgtCAGATTCCCTTTGTATTAAACTtctaggggcggtttcccagacagggtttattctagtcccagactaaaatgtatgtttgagctgccttcatttgaAAACATCATGTCCTGAcattaacatatatcagtgccatttttTTGATGCAAGATGAACACTAGCAGTGTTGGGGGAAGTTACTTttgaaagtaatgcattacaatattaagttacttaaAAActaactaattgcattacttatTTACTTTTCATGTAAAGTAATGCCAAAGTTACTTTGGCATTACTTTTTCCTCACTTGGCTGAGGCTTTTAGATGtcgcaggtgttttttatgactgagaatTTCTGTAGTCAGAAACTGCATATTTCcgtcgcaaaaatgtcaagctctggcctgccttTTCCGTTTCCGACTTAAACTGTTCCCActagcctgatctcacgaaatacgtgaaatagtcacCTTTACATGCCCctgccacgactttcttttccgtgacagtttcacatattggttactcaactgttttcttagaattgtcgcttcggtttagggttagaacaactttctgttataGAAAATGACATTCTtatccaaacccaactctaaccctaacgtcaggcgacaatggtttaaaaagcatacgaaaaaattgtataaaccaatactttaagtaacatcctaacgcaaacagaaaatctaaccccaacctgaagagacaattgtttaaaaataggaaaaacagttgagtaaccaatacgtgaaactgtcacggaaaagaaagtcgtggcaggggcacgtaaaatggtggaaataggtgacaatgtcacgcaaaattgagcaaaataatgcgttaCTATttcacggaaatttgtgagatcaggttggttcCCACTCTGCCGCGACGCATAGAGTGTGTAATGCTATGTTAATTATAAGGAATAATTGCACGGTGTtggttgtgcattattttcttataatccAACGGACCAGAGcgaattattcctcttataacACGGTTACTACAAACATccctctggtgcctattttttaGGTCATTTGACATGTTAGGTGtgtggtttacagaaaaataatcaacacccatgaaacatctctcagccaatcagaataaagcattcaacaggcttCTGGTATaaattcagtttaattcagaacattattttttttatcaaattaattaaactgaaaagtaaatcgattcctttttatttaaaagtaactaataaaatgtaatgtgtatatttataaagtaatgcgttactttactcgttagttcagaaaagtaatattattatgtaatgcaagttacttgtaatgcgttacccccaacactgcacaccagtattgttttttgtaaagtttgtttgtaaaaactacttaaatgtcataatataagtaaggcctagtcctggattaacctaaatcctgtctgggaaaccgccccatgaTGTACATAACatattgttaattttttacttatatgtttttttaaacaggcCAAGCTTCTGAAGATGAACATATACAATTGAACAGTAAGATACtgtaaaatactgtaaaagTTGATTAAACTGTGATTAGAAAATATCTTGTCATGTACACATGCAATGATCAAACTCATTTAAAATGATTACAAATCTTTTATTGGTTGAGCGGCCAATAGAAAATGTTGGGAACCCCATATTCACCCCAAGAGTGAAACTTATTGTGATATATAGGATATTTGCGGAAATTTTACCTTTTTTCACAGAGCTTTGCCAATTTTGATAGACTTTCTCTGCACTATAGCATCAACATGAGGTCTCAGAGTAACATGACAGACAGCGCATGCCATTTAAAAATCACAATTTAGTGGTAAATATTTTGGCAGACATTGATATCGTGACTACTGTTTCTAAAATCAAAAGTGTTAAACTTGGCATCcgtgtttttttattggtaGCCATGAGATGTTGCTACAAGAATGATTATAACTACAATCATTCTAATTTGACATTACTATAACCTTGCGGTGTGTATGTAGCATCTAAAGTTACTGTGTCTGTTTGGTCTTCAGGTGTGGGTGGTGCTGATGAAATGAAGACGATAACAGATGAAGTAAAAAATATAGAAGTCAAAGCAGGAGGTTCTTTTACACTGGACATCGGTGTTGCAGACATGCAAACATTTCATCTGATACAGTGGAAGTTTGGAGAGTTAAACAACATCACCAACGCACTCATTCCCATAGTTATAATGAATAAAAAGAATAAGGAATCATTAAATAATGGTGCTACTGGGAAACTGGGAGAAAGACTAAAGCTAAACAAACAAACTGGATCTATTACTATCGAAAATAGCAGAACCACAGACACTGGAGTTTATAAACTGGAAATCAATAGCAGCACAGAACCAATGTGCAAGTCTTTCATTGTTACTGTCAGTGAGTAGCTCAAGTacttgtaaatgtaatgttatgttaACAGTCTACATGCTCTgataattttatttgtttacacTTGTAAACTTTCACTTTGTATAAAACTTGTGACATATCTTGAACTATTGATCTTTGCGGCATCATATTGTGTGTCGTgtcatttttcttttatttttttgtgaattgTCATGGTCCTGCCTCCTTGTCATAGTTTTTGCTCCTtgtggcaggatcatgacagccCCATGTGTGGCCTTTGTTTTGGGCTGTGTGTTTACCAGTCTCGTCTCCTGGCCCCGCCCCCTCGTCTCCTTCCTATTATTGTATAATTCATGTCAGCTGCACCCTTATCATTTACTCTCCTATTTAATGcctttgtgtttgctgtcctgtgctgGTTCGTTCCGTCTCCCTGGTCTGTTGTGTCGTCGGGTCTCCTGTAATGAGTTTGTCTGTTATTTTGCACCCTTGTGGGCTTTTATGTTATATCaataaatgttgtgtttgaaGTCTGCAATTGGGTTCTACGCCTCCTAAATTCCTGACAGTGAACACTCCATCATGCCTTATAATGACATCCCAAAATGCATTATGATGCATTGATTGTACACAATGATTATTACTAACATTGCATACTAAATAATGTTGTGCGGGGAGCTACAGTGCATTTAATTTGATTGGTGGTTCATAAGAGAACCATTCAGCTGCTGTAGCCTTAACAATTTTCAGTAAATACTATTTAAGTAAGTTTGTACAAGACGCTCATAGGTTTTATACAGATGTAATTGTTTTTACTTGATTTTATGTTTCTTTTCTATATCTGGTAAAATTATTTAGacataactcgtctgggtaatatactaaagccgcaatagctagcctgCAGATATTAAACC
Protein-coding sequences here:
- the LOC135748227 gene encoding uncharacterized protein; the encoded protein is MVNYFTQRIKQRIMKLYFLLLCFFVDGVVGDEVTSVSVMEGDSVTLQPDLIDIQTADRIVWIFGPGNDRIAQINRAANKISTYDDVLDGRFKDKLKLNTETGELTITNITTDLSEVYQLRIISGTDGLSRSFRIIVSSHLPVPDITGDCPQNSSSSENWRCVLLCSVLNVRDVSLSWYKGNSLLSSISVSDLNIRLSLPLEVEYQDTNTYRCVLNNTITNQTQQIDITHLCQPCSVRQSVLPEKQDHEILISVVVVFGVLIVVLVMFFCIYRNFRKPYGQTSGYKCIKLNGLCGADKMKTVTDGVKNITVKAGEDFTLDTGVTDIQTFYLTQWKFGELGDDTNPCIPISTIHKNKVLLNNVADQKLGSRLNLNEQTGSITIKKSKTTDTGLYKLEIKGNTNKICKSFFVTVSGS